The following are from one region of the Syntrophales bacterium genome:
- a CDS encoding single-stranded DNA-binding protein: protein MNESSMTLPRARVVKDPELRYSAKGTPFLNLRLVYKGGNHDIFINGVLSGKPAEAFKIDKGDLLSAIGELEENVWQAQSGEKKQLYMHITKLFILKKKGIESQNTVKKENDDFIPEDIDI, encoded by the coding sequence ATGAACGAAAGCTCAATGACATTACCAAGAGCACGGGTCGTAAAAGACCCTGAATTAAGATATTCGGCAAAAGGAACCCCGTTTCTTAACCTGAGGTTGGTATATAAAGGCGGGAACCACGACATATTTATCAATGGGGTATTGTCCGGAAAGCCTGCAGAAGCTTTCAAGATAGACAAAGGCGACTTGTTGAGCGCAATAGGCGAACTCGAAGAAAACGTCTGGCAAGCGCAAAGCGGTGAAAAGAAGCAGCTCTATATGCACATTACAAAGCTGTTCATCCTCAAAAAGAAGGGAATTGAATCACAAAATACCGTGAAAAAAGAAAACGATGATTTTATCCCCGAAGATATCGACATATAG
- a CDS encoding adenosylcobalamin-dependent ribonucleoside-diphosphate reductase: MINSEIWHKKYRFGDEKTFEDTALRVAKHIADVDKTLAVEFYDAMVSLKFIPGGRILAYAGTGNPKATFSNCYVMDEIEDSMEGIMKSLGESALTMKAGGGIGMNFSTLRPYGNRVGGTNSIASGPVSFMEMWNAMSRTISGVGDRKGAMIAVLNADHPDIEAFIIAKKDNTGETPVLEKFNLSVGISDNFMKAVEKNGEWNLIYQGANHKTVKAGDLFRLIVENNREKAEPGAMFVDTINSMNNLWYCEKINASNPCGELPMPPYGACNLGSINLTRFVADPFTEDARIDIEGLTRTVKTAVRFLDNVIDLNYYPIPEQREKSLQTRRIGLGVMGLGSMLAMIGVKYGSEESLKVIEQVFGNVRNTAYEESIGLAKEKGAFPMYDKEKYLKGRFIAYLPEGLRKKIEKHGIRNSHLLTIAPTGTTAQLAGNVSSGVEPLFSLEYVRRNDGQEILVRDYAWQKYLEVAKTDEAPDFFVTAHDLSWREHIAVMAECQKYIDSAISKTINLPKEITIEE, from the coding sequence ATGATAAATAGCGAAATATGGCACAAGAAATACCGCTTCGGTGATGAGAAAACGTTTGAAGACACCGCTTTACGGGTAGCAAAGCACATTGCCGATGTGGACAAAACTTTAGCGGTTGAATTTTATGACGCAATGGTCTCCTTGAAGTTTATCCCTGGAGGCAGGATATTGGCATACGCCGGAACGGGCAACCCAAAGGCGACATTTTCCAACTGCTACGTGATGGACGAAATTGAAGACTCCATGGAGGGGATTATGAAGTCCCTCGGAGAAAGCGCGCTCACTATGAAGGCAGGCGGAGGAATCGGCATGAACTTCTCAACATTGAGACCTTACGGGAATAGGGTAGGGGGCACGAATTCAATCGCTTCCGGTCCGGTATCCTTTATGGAGATGTGGAATGCAATGTCAAGAACCATCTCCGGCGTAGGTGACAGGAAAGGGGCAATGATCGCGGTTTTGAATGCGGATCACCCCGACATAGAAGCCTTTATTATAGCAAAAAAAGACAACACAGGGGAAACTCCCGTGTTGGAGAAATTTAATCTCTCTGTCGGCATTAGCGATAACTTCATGAAAGCAGTTGAAAAAAACGGCGAATGGAACCTGATATATCAGGGGGCAAATCACAAAACAGTGAAGGCAGGGGATCTCTTCCGGTTGATTGTTGAAAACAACCGGGAGAAAGCAGAACCGGGTGCAATGTTTGTTGATACCATAAACAGCATGAACAACCTGTGGTACTGTGAGAAGATCAATGCAAGCAACCCTTGCGGAGAATTACCTATGCCGCCATACGGAGCTTGTAACTTAGGCTCCATTAACCTGACTCGGTTTGTCGCTGATCCATTTACTGAAGATGCACGAATCGATATTGAAGGTTTAACGAGGACAGTAAAAACTGCGGTGAGATTTTTGGACAACGTAATTGACCTGAACTATTATCCGATTCCAGAACAACGGGAAAAATCGCTTCAGACAAGGAGGATTGGCCTCGGCGTTATGGGACTGGGGAGTATGCTGGCAATGATAGGAGTGAAATACGGCAGCGAAGAAAGTTTGAAGGTTATTGAGCAAGTCTTCGGTAATGTAAGGAATACAGCTTACGAGGAATCTATCGGGCTGGCAAAGGAAAAGGGCGCATTTCCCATGTATGATAAAGAAAAATATCTGAAGGGAAGATTTATCGCGTACCTCCCGGAGGGGCTCAGAAAAAAAATAGAAAAACACGGTATAAGAAACTCACACCTACTAACAATCGCTCCTACGGGGACGACAGCACAATTGGCCGGCAACGTGTCAAGCGGTGTGGAACCATTATTCAGCCTCGAATATGTGAGACGGAACGATGGACAAGAAATTCTCGTTCGTGACTACGCCTGGCAGAAATACCTGGAGGTTGCTAAGACCGATGAAGCTCCCGATTTCTTTGTCACGGCACACGAT